A DNA window from Zingiber officinale cultivar Zhangliang chromosome 3A, Zo_v1.1, whole genome shotgun sequence contains the following coding sequences:
- the LOC122054167 gene encoding uncharacterized protein LOC122054167, with translation MLSESGKEPGAVGKRKGRDPDEAQSAAEAKRARTAVEAAARGKDNRLLAGFLAHEFLSTGTLLGQRWDPSSGAVKQGRPAAAAYTQVSYLLLKAKGPHIAGVLNPTQLAGWLQM, from the coding sequence ATGTTGAGCGAATCAGGGAAGGAGCCAGGCGCAGTGGGCAAGCGGAAGGGCCGCGATCCGGACGAGGCCCAATCCGCGGCCGAAGCGAAGCGAGCTCGGACCGCAGTCGAGGCCGCAGCCCGGGGGAAGGACAACAGACTCCTCGCCGGCTTCCTCGCCCACGAATTCCTCTCCACGGGCACACTCCTCGGGCAGCGGTGGGATCCCTCGAGCGGCGCCGTCAAGCAGGGCAGACCGGCGGCGGCAGCGTACACCCAGGTGTCATACTTGTTGCTGAAGGCGAAGGGACCCCACATCGCCGGCGTCCTGAACCCCACCCAGCTCGCCGGATGGCTTCAAATGTGA